Proteins encoded together in one Oncorhynchus gorbuscha isolate QuinsamMale2020 ecotype Even-year unplaced genomic scaffold, OgorEven_v1.0 Un_scaffold_1818, whole genome shotgun sequence window:
- the LOC124024283 gene encoding UPF0687 protein C20orf27 homolog, giving the protein MATGRKGSTSKGGSVRFPDDEDAMGSPVHREDKANDSSIPALPEPDGNFLVKVGFLRSLHRYEIVFTLPEVPVLGKDVCSLPSSSSPTPRPLLKVNRVTPTAEDPLSIPCSPPMPSDPWRVRL; this is encoded by the exons ATGGCAACAGGCAGGAAGG GGTCCACCTCAAAGGGAGGAAGCGTGCGTTTCCCTGACGACGAGGATGCCATGGGCTCCCCTGTTCACCGTGAGGACAAAGCCAATGATTCTTCCATCCCTGCTCTCCCAGAGCCTGATGGGAACTTCCTGGTTAAG gtAGGGTTCCTGAGGAGTCTGCATCGTTATGAGATCGTCTTCACCCTCCCAGAGGTGCCTGTGCTGGGGAAAGATGTgtgctccctcccttcctcctcatcacCAACTCCCAGACCCCTCCTCAAAGTCAACCGTGTCACACCCACAGCAGAGG ATCCGCTCTccatcccctgttccccaccAATGCCATCTGACCCATGGAGGGTGAGGCTCTGA